In a genomic window of Pseudomonas oryzihabitans:
- the hisG gene encoding ATP phosphoribosyltransferase — MLTIALSKGRILDDTLPLLAAAGIAPTENPDKSRKLIIPTTQDDVRLLIVRATDVPTYVEHGAADLGVAGKDVLMEYGGDGLYEPLDLRIARCKLMTAGAVGAPAPRGRLRVATKFVNVAKRYYAEQGRQVDIIKLYGSMELAPLVGLADKIIDVVDTGNTLKANGLEPQELIAHISSRLIVNKASMKMQHGRIQALIETLRHAVEARGA; from the coding sequence ATGCTGACCATCGCCCTGTCCAAGGGCCGTATCCTCGACGACACCCTGCCGCTGCTGGCGGCGGCGGGGATCGCCCCGACCGAGAATCCGGACAAGAGCCGCAAGCTCATCATCCCGACCACCCAGGACGATGTGCGGCTGCTCATCGTCCGCGCCACCGATGTGCCCACCTATGTTGAGCATGGCGCCGCGGACCTGGGCGTGGCCGGCAAGGACGTGCTGATGGAGTATGGCGGCGATGGTCTTTACGAGCCGCTGGACCTGCGCATCGCCCGCTGCAAGCTGATGACCGCGGGCGCCGTGGGCGCTCCGGCGCCGCGTGGACGGCTGCGCGTGGCGACCAAGTTCGTCAATGTCGCCAAGCGCTACTATGCCGAGCAGGGTCGCCAGGTCGACATCATCAAGCTGTACGGCTCCATGGAGCTGGCACCGCTGGTGGGACTGGCCGACAAGATCATCGACGTGGTCGATACCGGTAACACCCTCAAGGCCAATGGCCTCGAGCCCCAGGAGCTGATCGCCCATATCAGCTCGCGCTTGATCGTCAACAAGGCCTCGATGAAGATGCAGCATGGTCGCATCCAGGCGCTCATCGAGACCCTGCGTCATGCCGTCGAGGCGCGCGGCGCCTGA